One Streptomyces sp. NBC_00102 DNA segment encodes these proteins:
- a CDS encoding cation:proton antiporter regulatory subunit: MGTRRTTLPGVGAQYDFTTESGQHISVVVHHDGRRFIGFYEEDDPDSCRLSVPLTTHEATALAHLIDAAPIDAVRTEGIDLVTEHIPLGSRSPYGGRVLGDTQARTRTGASIVAVLRTHSAHPSPGPDFRLAIGDTLVVVGTREGVDALSEIIAEG; this comes from the coding sequence ATGGGAACCCGCCGCACCACGCTGCCCGGAGTCGGGGCTCAGTACGACTTCACCACCGAGTCGGGCCAGCACATCTCCGTCGTCGTCCACCACGACGGGCGCCGGTTCATCGGGTTCTACGAGGAGGACGACCCAGATTCGTGCCGCCTGTCCGTACCCCTCACGACGCACGAGGCGACCGCGCTCGCCCACCTCATCGACGCCGCGCCGATAGACGCCGTACGGACCGAGGGCATCGACCTGGTCACCGAGCACATCCCGCTCGGGTCCCGTTCGCCGTACGGCGGGCGGGTGTTGGGGGACACGCAGGCGCGGACCCGTACGGGGGCGTCGATCGTGGCGGTGCTGCGGACGCACAGTGCGCATCCGTCGCCCGGGCCCGACTTCCGGCTGGCCATCGGCGACACCCTCGTGGTCGTCGGCACGCGTGAGGGCGTCGACGCGCTCTCCGAGATCATTGCGGAGGGCTGA
- a CDS encoding CRISPR-associated endonuclease Cas3'' codes for MQLSDAARSVWAKHDHDSKAWMPLRQHLDDSAAVAGRLWDEWLPRSVRAQVAEVLPGGEADARLLVVWLAGTHDIGKATPAFACQVEDLADRMCRAGLEVPLLRRFGEDRGIAPHGLAGQLILNEWLVERHGWPRSAVDQFSVVIGGHHGVPPSDSQLDGVALHPELIRTPGRTESRWRQVQFELLDAFAETLGASGRLADWRRVELPQTVQVLLSGTVIVADWIASNPDLFPYAGEGVSRDSAERVAAAWGGIDLPPPWQPAEPEGTADELFAARFALPPGATARPVQEAAVRMARELPRAGLMVIEAPMGEGKTEAALAVTEVFAARTGAGGCLLALPTRATSNAMLPRLTAWLNRLDGIAGAGRHSLFLAHAKAALQQEYALLMEKEGRRPLRAIDPDGPRAARRTSRDQTPVATELIAHQWLRGKKKGLLSSFAVGTIDQLLFAGLRSRHLALRHLAVAGKVVVIDEVHAYDAYMSVYLERVLSWLGAYRVPVVMLSATLPVGVRRSLIDAYTAGGSAGRGEAGSAGRGEAESGDARSPAVYPLLTAVPAPGPRGGTGSPGSDNPGTDISGTGSLGAADSGTTDSGASDSGAADAVILTARPAAASDREVEVALEPLEDGPDVLADTLAHALREGGCALVVRNTVERVLETAALLRERFGTENVTVAHSRFLDLDRSDLDARLLSRFGPEGDRPKGTQAHIVVASQVAEQSLDVDFDLLVTDLCPVDLMLQRMGRLHRHQRGPGQIERPAPLRRARCLVTGVEGRGLGRSEQLEQPGAPVPVAGSKAVYGLHALLRSAAVLRMYLGPEKRALRIPQDITGLVRTAYGAEEIGPLDWAEAMRAAEEEHLVEVGRKRKAARAFRIDPVREDGSPLIGWIDAGVGDADDSMAGRAQVRDTEESIEVLVLQRHEDGSLTTLPWLRDGRGGVPLPVDAVPPYRAAKALAESSMRLPGVFTKPWVIDRTIAELEEFMVPQWQVKECPMLAGELVLALDVNCQTRLAGLEIEYSRVDGLKVTRPEASA; via the coding sequence GTGCAGCTGTCCGACGCTGCCCGGAGTGTGTGGGCCAAGCACGATCACGACTCCAAGGCGTGGATGCCGCTCCGGCAGCACCTCGATGACAGTGCCGCCGTGGCGGGCCGGTTGTGGGACGAGTGGTTGCCGCGCAGCGTCCGGGCGCAGGTCGCGGAGGTGTTGCCGGGTGGGGAGGCGGACGCGCGGCTGCTGGTGGTCTGGCTCGCGGGGACGCACGACATCGGGAAGGCGACGCCCGCGTTCGCCTGTCAGGTGGAGGATCTGGCGGACCGCATGTGCCGGGCCGGTCTGGAGGTGCCGCTCCTGAGGCGGTTCGGGGAGGACCGGGGGATCGCCCCTCATGGGCTCGCGGGTCAACTCATCCTGAACGAGTGGTTGGTGGAGAGGCACGGGTGGCCCAGGTCTGCCGTGGACCAGTTCTCCGTGGTGATCGGCGGGCACCACGGTGTGCCGCCGAGCGATTCGCAGCTGGACGGCGTCGCTCTGCATCCGGAGCTGATACGTACCCCGGGGCGGACCGAAAGCCGTTGGCGGCAGGTGCAGTTCGAATTGCTCGACGCCTTCGCGGAGACGCTCGGGGCATCCGGAAGGCTGGCTGACTGGCGGCGGGTGGAGTTGCCGCAGACGGTGCAGGTGCTGCTCTCCGGGACCGTGATCGTCGCCGACTGGATCGCGAGCAACCCGGACCTCTTCCCGTACGCGGGTGAGGGGGTGTCCCGGGACTCCGCGGAGCGGGTCGCGGCCGCGTGGGGCGGGATCGACCTGCCGCCGCCGTGGCAGCCGGCCGAACCGGAGGGAACGGCGGACGAGTTGTTCGCCGCGCGGTTCGCGTTGCCGCCGGGTGCGACGGCGCGGCCGGTGCAGGAGGCGGCCGTACGGATGGCGCGGGAGCTTCCCCGCGCCGGGCTGATGGTCATCGAAGCGCCGATGGGAGAGGGCAAGACCGAGGCGGCTCTCGCGGTGACGGAGGTCTTCGCGGCTCGTACGGGTGCGGGGGGCTGCCTCCTCGCGCTGCCGACCCGGGCGACGAGCAACGCCATGCTGCCGCGCCTGACCGCTTGGCTGAACCGTCTGGACGGGATCGCGGGGGCCGGGCGGCACTCGTTGTTTCTCGCTCATGCCAAGGCCGCGCTCCAGCAGGAGTACGCGTTGCTCATGGAGAAGGAGGGGCGTCGTCCGCTCCGGGCCATCGATCCGGACGGTCCCCGGGCCGCTCGCCGGACTTCGCGGGACCAGACGCCGGTGGCAACGGAACTGATTGCCCATCAGTGGCTGCGCGGCAAGAAGAAGGGGCTGCTGTCCTCCTTCGCGGTCGGCACGATCGACCAGCTGCTCTTCGCGGGTCTCCGCAGCCGGCACCTCGCGCTGCGTCATCTCGCGGTGGCGGGCAAGGTCGTCGTGATCGACGAAGTGCACGCCTACGACGCGTACATGAGCGTCTACCTGGAGCGCGTCCTCAGCTGGCTCGGTGCGTACCGGGTGCCGGTCGTCATGCTCTCCGCGACCCTTCCTGTGGGTGTGCGGAGGTCGCTGATCGACGCGTACACGGCGGGTGGGTCAGCGGGACGGGGGGAGGCCGGATCGGCGGGACGGGGGGAGGCCGAGTCCGGCGATGCCCGGAGCCCGGCCGTGTACCCGCTCCTCACCGCGGTCCCGGCCCCGGGCCCGCGCGGCGGCACTGGCAGCCCCGGCAGTGACAACCCTGGCACGGACATCTCCGGCACTGGCAGCCTCGGCGCGGCGGACTCCGGCACGACGGACTCCGGCGCGTCGGACTCCGGCGCGGCGGACGCCGTGATCCTCACGGCGCGTCCGGCCGCCGCGTCGGACCGCGAGGTGGAGGTCGCGCTGGAGCCGTTGGAGGACGGGCCCGACGTACTCGCGGACACGCTCGCGCACGCGCTGCGCGAGGGCGGTTGCGCACTCGTCGTACGGAACACCGTGGAACGGGTCCTGGAGACGGCCGCGTTGCTCCGCGAGCGGTTCGGTACGGAGAACGTCACCGTCGCCCATTCGCGGTTCCTGGACCTGGACCGTTCGGACCTCGACGCGCGGCTCCTGAGCCGTTTCGGGCCGGAGGGTGACCGCCCGAAGGGGACGCAGGCGCACATCGTCGTCGCGAGCCAGGTCGCCGAGCAGTCCCTGGACGTGGACTTCGACCTGCTGGTGACCGACCTCTGTCCGGTGGACCTGATGCTCCAGCGCATGGGCAGGCTCCATCGCCACCAGCGCGGCCCCGGCCAGATTGAGCGGCCCGCCCCGCTCCGTCGGGCCCGATGCCTGGTCACCGGCGTCGAGGGCCGGGGCCTGGGGCGGAGCGAGCAGCTCGAACAGCCGGGCGCACCCGTCCCGGTGGCGGGGTCGAAGGCCGTGTACGGGCTCCACGCGCTGCTGCGGTCCGCGGCCGTGCTGCGCATGTATCTCGGGCCGGAGAAAAGGGCGTTGAGGATTCCGCAGGACATCACGGGCTTGGTGCGGACGGCGTACGGAGCCGAGGAGATCGGCCCGCTCGACTGGGCGGAGGCCATGCGGGCGGCCGAGGAGGAGCACCTCGTCGAGGTGGGCAGGAAGCGCAAGGCGGCGCGGGCGTTCAGGATCGATCCGGTGCGTGAGGACGGCAGTCCCCTGATCGGATGGATCGACGCGGGTGTCGGGGACGCGGACGACTCGATGGCCGGGCGGGCCCAGGTCCGGGACACCGAGGAGAGCATCGAGGTCCTGGTGCTCCAGCGGCACGAGGACGGTTCGCTCACCACGCTGCCCTGGCTGCGGGACGGGCGCGGAGGCGTTCCGCTGCCGGTGGACGCGGTGCCGCCGTACCGTGCGGCGAAGGCGCTCGCCGAGAGTTCGATGCGGTTGCCCGGTGTTTTCACGAAGCCTTGGGTGATCGACCGGACCATCGCGGAACTTGAGGAATTCATGGTTCCGCAGTGGCAGGTGAAGGAATGCCCGATGCTCGCGGGGGAGCTTGTTCTGGCTCTGGACGTGAATTGTCAGACCCGGCTGGCAGGCTTGGAGATCGAGTACAGCCGGGTGGACGGACTGAAAGTCACGCGCCCGGAAGCTTCGGCGTGA
- the casA gene encoding type I-E CRISPR-associated protein Cse1/CasA: MDREVDAGVRSFDLVTEAWLPVQLTDGSSAEFSLRELFAEAGRVRRLVGDVPTQEFALVRLLLAILHDAVDGPTSIRRWRALWEDENSFDSVSVYLEKHRDRFDLLHPVAPFFQVAGLRTSKDEVAALNRIVADVPNGDPFFSMRMPSVERLSYAEAARWVVHAHAYDTSGIKSGAVGDVRVKGGRGYPQGVGWAGNLGGVMAEADDLRRTLLLNLVATDAGLLDVDEEDVPAWCRVPSGPGAGKESEMVSRPTGPRDLYTWQTRRIRLHHDGAGVHGVVLGYGDPLPPRNQHRAEPMTGWRRSEPQEKKHRLPKVFMPREHDPAKAAWRGLESLLFAGAPLSGGRAKEGPESVRPVVLEWVSALFHRGFIPDGLIRARTIGARYGTQQSVIDELVDDGVTLPLVLLHGEDLRYARTAVVAVTDADNAVNALGDLAGDLAQAAGTDRAVSRDAARDQGYGALDGPYRRWLRGLVAGVDLDRARTDWQRVAYRTVERLGRDLLDAATAATWEGRMVDTPRGPEWFDDTRADRLFRFRLGRALPRAWDGPQEAAQAQAHAQAEDGARAQAHAEDGARAQDGPGPRGGPDSKDTRVGSVRADQDTTVGGTDADVTVSEVRT; this comes from the coding sequence ATGGACAGGGAAGTCGACGCGGGAGTACGGTCGTTCGACCTGGTGACGGAGGCGTGGCTGCCCGTTCAGCTCACCGATGGTTCGTCGGCGGAGTTCTCGCTGCGTGAGCTGTTCGCCGAAGCGGGACGGGTGCGGCGGCTGGTCGGTGACGTGCCCACGCAGGAATTCGCCCTGGTGCGACTTCTTTTGGCCATTCTCCATGATGCCGTCGATGGGCCCACGAGTATCAGGCGCTGGCGGGCTCTCTGGGAGGACGAGAATTCGTTCGATTCCGTTTCTGTCTATTTGGAGAAGCATCGCGATCGTTTCGATCTGCTCCATCCGGTGGCGCCCTTCTTCCAGGTGGCCGGATTACGTACGTCCAAGGACGAAGTCGCCGCGCTGAACCGCATCGTGGCGGATGTTCCCAACGGTGATCCCTTCTTCAGCATGCGGATGCCGTCCGTGGAGCGGCTGAGCTACGCGGAGGCCGCGCGCTGGGTGGTGCACGCCCACGCGTACGACACCTCGGGCATCAAGTCCGGTGCGGTGGGGGACGTCCGGGTCAAGGGGGGCCGGGGGTATCCGCAGGGCGTCGGCTGGGCGGGGAACCTCGGCGGTGTGATGGCCGAGGCGGACGACCTGCGCCGGACCCTGCTGCTCAACCTGGTGGCCACCGACGCCGGCCTGCTGGACGTCGACGAGGAGGACGTTCCCGCCTGGTGCCGAGTGCCGAGCGGGCCCGGGGCCGGCAAGGAGTCGGAGATGGTCTCGCGCCCCACGGGCCCGCGCGACCTCTACACCTGGCAGACGCGCCGTATCCGGCTCCACCACGACGGCGCCGGGGTGCACGGCGTGGTGCTGGGGTACGGCGACCCGCTCCCTCCGCGCAATCAGCACCGGGCCGAGCCGATGACCGGGTGGCGGCGCAGCGAGCCGCAGGAGAAGAAGCACCGCCTTCCCAAGGTGTTCATGCCGCGCGAGCACGATCCGGCCAAGGCTGCCTGGCGCGGGCTGGAGAGCCTGCTCTTCGCGGGCGCGCCGCTCTCCGGGGGCCGGGCGAAGGAAGGGCCCGAGAGTGTACGGCCGGTGGTGCTGGAGTGGGTCTCCGCGCTCTTCCACCGCGGGTTCATCCCGGACGGGCTGATCCGGGCGAGGACGATCGGTGCCCGGTACGGCACCCAGCAGTCGGTCATCGACGAGCTGGTGGACGACGGGGTCACGCTGCCCCTGGTCCTTCTGCACGGTGAGGATCTCCGGTACGCCCGTACGGCCGTGGTCGCCGTCACCGATGCCGACAACGCCGTGAACGCACTGGGTGATCTCGCGGGCGATCTGGCCCAGGCCGCCGGGACGGACCGGGCCGTGTCCCGGGACGCCGCCCGCGACCAGGGGTACGGCGCGCTGGACGGCCCGTACCGCCGGTGGCTGCGGGGGCTGGTGGCCGGTGTCGATCTGGACCGGGCGCGTACGGACTGGCAGCGGGTGGCGTACCGGACCGTCGAGCGGCTCGGCCGGGACCTCCTGGACGCGGCGACCGCGGCGACCTGGGAGGGGCGGATGGTGGATACCCCGCGCGGCCCGGAGTGGTTCGACGACACCAGGGCCGACCGTCTCTTCCGTTTCCGCCTCGGCAGGGCACTGCCCCGCGCCTGGGACGGTCCGCAGGAGGCTGCCCAAGCCCAGGCCCACGCCCAGGCCGAGGACGGCGCCCGCGCCCAGGCCCATGCCGAGGACGGCGCCCGCGCCCAGGACGGTCCGGGCCCGCGCGGCGGCCCGGACTCCAAGGACACCAGGGTCGGTTCCGTGCGGGCCGATCAGGACACCACCGTCGGCGGGACGGACGCCGACGTGACCGTTTCGGAGGTTCGCACGTGA
- the casB gene encoding type I-E CRISPR-associated protein Cse2/CasB, translating into MTTAQQQPVLPRQEPARAPAEAPAEPRSRAERVGEAVHAHVIPLYRGYRDDAPAAVAALARIRRGAGKPAGSLSDLWGLIGMEKIDTTGWGEGDVVRAEEAVHLAVTLWALHQQSHPETAMHVRGGPDVGGAVRRLMTAGEIDEPVRKRFVRAGSAPTVEALGARLRELVLLFRRDGIALDYAKLARQLYRWQGPGGRAEIHRAWGRGFHQYRPPAQPGTADRDAADRADVSPASATPASPATPSSATTPSSATPTDKDLRP; encoded by the coding sequence GTGACCACAGCGCAGCAGCAGCCGGTGCTGCCCCGGCAGGAGCCCGCTCGGGCCCCGGCCGAGGCACCGGCGGAGCCGAGGAGCAGGGCCGAGCGGGTCGGCGAGGCGGTGCATGCCCATGTGATCCCGCTGTACCGGGGCTACCGCGACGACGCGCCCGCCGCCGTGGCCGCGCTGGCCCGCATCCGGCGCGGCGCGGGCAAGCCCGCCGGGTCGCTCTCCGACCTGTGGGGTCTCATCGGGATGGAGAAGATCGACACCACGGGCTGGGGCGAGGGCGACGTGGTGCGCGCCGAGGAGGCGGTGCACCTGGCGGTCACGCTCTGGGCCCTGCACCAGCAGTCCCACCCGGAGACCGCGATGCACGTGCGGGGCGGCCCGGACGTCGGCGGTGCGGTGCGCCGCCTCATGACGGCGGGCGAGATCGACGAGCCCGTCCGGAAGCGGTTCGTCCGCGCCGGTTCGGCCCCCACGGTCGAGGCGCTCGGCGCCCGGTTGCGGGAGCTGGTGCTGCTGTTCCGCCGGGACGGCATCGCCCTCGACTACGCGAAGCTCGCCCGCCAGCTCTACCGCTGGCAGGGCCCGGGCGGGCGCGCCGAGATCCATCGCGCCTGGGGGCGCGGCTTCCACCAGTACCGGCCGCCGGCCCAGCCCGGGACCGCCGACCGCGACGCCGCCGACCGCGCCGACGTCTCCCCGGCCTCCGCCACCCCGGCCTCCCCCGCCACTCCGTCCTCCGCCACCACTCCGTCCTCCGCCACTCCGACCGACAAGGACCTCCGCCCGTGA
- the cas7e gene encoding type I-E CRISPR-associated protein Cas7/Cse4/CasC, producing the protein MTRTIIDVHVLQTVPPSNLNRDDTGAPKTAVYGGVRRSRVSSQAWKRSTRRAFGELLDPSELGVRTRKVVELLAERIGRLDPSLGGTAGAEGARADELVLAFAAETIKVATGSKVEVPKRKAKNAKDGDEEAVLAPESLYLMFLSSRQLDGLAELAVEGLGSERELKDFFADKEIKARARALADSRHSVDIALFGRMVADAADINVDAAAQVAHALSVHAVENESDYFTAVDDRNTDSESGAGMIGTVDFNSATLYRYAALDVDRLRDNLGAGLDEDRPGSEPVRRAVEAFVHAFVNSIPTGKINTFANHTLPDAVVVKLRTARPVSFVGAFEKPVTADVTGGHLEGACRALAAYVPEVERAYGAGAPGSTWVVRVGSATQALAGLGEELSLDGLVKSVGNAVESRLGGV; encoded by the coding sequence GTGACCCGGACCATCATCGACGTACACGTCCTCCAGACCGTCCCGCCGAGCAACCTCAACCGGGACGACACCGGGGCGCCCAAGACCGCCGTCTACGGCGGGGTGCGCCGTTCGCGCGTGTCCAGCCAGGCGTGGAAGCGGTCCACCCGCAGGGCGTTCGGTGAACTGCTCGACCCGAGCGAACTGGGCGTGCGGACCCGCAAGGTCGTGGAACTGCTCGCCGAGCGGATCGGCCGGCTCGACCCTTCGCTCGGGGGGACGGCGGGTGCCGAGGGTGCGCGGGCGGACGAGCTGGTGCTCGCCTTCGCCGCCGAGACGATCAAGGTCGCGACGGGCTCCAAGGTCGAGGTTCCCAAGCGCAAGGCGAAGAACGCGAAGGACGGTGACGAGGAGGCGGTGCTCGCCCCGGAGTCGCTGTACCTGATGTTCCTCAGCTCCCGTCAGCTGGACGGTCTCGCCGAGCTGGCGGTGGAGGGGCTGGGGAGTGAGCGGGAGCTGAAGGACTTCTTCGCGGACAAGGAGATCAAGGCGCGGGCGCGGGCGTTGGCGGACAGCCGGCATTCGGTGGACATCGCGCTTTTCGGCCGGATGGTCGCGGACGCCGCCGACATCAACGTGGACGCGGCGGCCCAGGTCGCGCACGCCCTCAGCGTGCACGCCGTGGAGAACGAGTCGGACTACTTCACCGCCGTCGACGACCGGAACACCGACAGCGAGTCCGGCGCCGGGATGATCGGTACGGTCGACTTCAACTCGGCCACTCTCTACCGTTACGCCGCCCTGGACGTGGACCGTCTCCGGGACAACCTCGGCGCGGGGCTCGACGAGGACAGGCCGGGCTCGGAGCCCGTACGGCGGGCGGTCGAGGCGTTCGTGCACGCCTTCGTCAACTCGATCCCCACCGGGAAGATCAACACCTTCGCCAACCACACCCTCCCGGACGCGGTCGTGGTCAAGCTCCGCACCGCGCGGCCGGTCAGCTTCGTCGGCGCCTTCGAGAAGCCGGTGACGGCCGACGTCACCGGCGGGCATCTGGAGGGAGCCTGCCGGGCTCTGGCCGCGTACGTTCCCGAGGTGGAGCGCGCGTACGGCGCCGGGGCGCCCGGCAGTACGTGGGTCGTGCGCGTCGGCTCCGCCACCCAGGCGCTGGCCGGGCTGGGCGAGGAGCTCTCGCTCGACGGGCTGGTCAAGTCGGTGGGCAACGCGGTCGAAAGCCGGCTGGGCGGCGTGTGA
- the cas5e gene encoding type I-E CRISPR-associated protein Cas5/CasD yields the protein MSSVLTLRLAGPLQAWGSSARFARRTTESAPTKSGVIGLLASALGRPRHSDLSDLAALRFGVRIDQPGSRVRDFQTAHHPDTEKSMPVSERFYLSDAVFVAAVAGDAELLVRLRDAVRAPVFLPFLGRRSCPPSGPIDLGLHEDVRVVEALAAEEWQASAWYQRRWAAEATVELTALLEGEPGDGPGEGSLRDQPISFDPAHRRYGLRTVVSAPVRVRNPWHRPDGRPAKNRRPATLPPHDPTASLTGAVAGVGAVEVTAPGGHPVVPAAEERTAERTAERTRTDREGL from the coding sequence ATGAGCAGCGTGCTGACCCTGCGGCTCGCCGGGCCGCTCCAGGCGTGGGGTTCCTCGGCCCGTTTCGCCCGTCGTACGACCGAGTCGGCGCCGACCAAGAGCGGGGTGATCGGCCTGCTCGCGTCCGCTCTCGGCCGCCCGCGCCACAGTGACCTGTCCGATCTCGCGGCCCTGCGCTTCGGCGTACGCATCGATCAACCGGGCTCCCGGGTGCGGGACTTCCAGACCGCGCATCACCCGGACACCGAGAAGTCCATGCCGGTATCGGAGCGGTTCTACCTCTCCGACGCCGTGTTCGTCGCGGCGGTGGCGGGCGATGCCGAGCTGCTCGTACGGCTGCGGGACGCCGTGCGCGCACCGGTCTTCCTGCCGTTCCTCGGCAGGCGGTCCTGCCCGCCCAGCGGCCCGATCGACCTCGGTCTCCACGAGGACGTCCGGGTGGTGGAGGCGCTGGCGGCGGAGGAGTGGCAGGCGAGCGCGTGGTACCAGCGGCGGTGGGCCGCGGAGGCGACGGTCGAGCTGACGGCGCTCCTGGAGGGCGAGCCGGGGGACGGACCGGGCGAGGGCAGCCTCCGGGACCAGCCGATCAGCTTCGATCCGGCCCACCGGCGGTACGGGCTGCGCACGGTCGTCTCGGCGCCCGTACGCGTACGCAATCCATGGCACCGGCCGGACGGCCGGCCGGCGAAAAACCGGCGCCCCGCGACGCTTCCGCCGCACGACCCGACGGCATCGCTGACGGGAGCGGTAGCGGGAGTGGGAGCGGTGGAGGTGACGGCCCCCGGCGGGCATCCAGTGGTCCCGGCGGCGGAGGAACGGACAGCCGAACGGACAGCCGAACGGACAAGGACGGACAGGGAGGGCCTCTGA
- the cas6e gene encoding type I-E CRISPR-associated protein Cas6/Cse3/CasE yields MYLTRFRINTARTGARRLLASPQRLHAAVMASFPEAPPPAGQGPRVLWRVDHNSNAEVLLFLTSPTRPDLTHLVEQAGWPAAEEPGWRTFDYATFLGGIGAGSTWAFRLTANPVHSIRRKEGEETKRTAHITQRHQLSWLLQRQEPNGFEIMEKPEGNRVQGFGDAHQVTVHGFRGLAFTKGTADEGAQRGAPVTISTVTYEGRLRVTKPEIFVNTLTSGLGKAKAYGCGLMTLAPVG; encoded by the coding sequence ATGTATCTCACGCGTTTTCGCATCAACACAGCGCGCACCGGGGCGCGGAGGCTGCTGGCCTCGCCGCAGCGACTGCACGCCGCCGTCATGGCGTCCTTTCCCGAGGCGCCGCCGCCGGCCGGGCAGGGCCCCCGGGTGCTCTGGCGGGTCGACCACAACTCCAACGCCGAGGTGCTCCTCTTCCTCACCAGCCCCACCCGCCCCGACCTCACCCATCTGGTGGAGCAGGCGGGCTGGCCGGCGGCTGAGGAACCGGGGTGGCGGACGTTCGACTACGCGACGTTCCTGGGCGGTATCGGCGCCGGCTCGACCTGGGCCTTCCGGCTCACCGCCAACCCGGTCCACAGCATCCGTCGCAAGGAGGGCGAGGAGACGAAGCGCACCGCGCACATCACCCAACGCCACCAGCTGAGCTGGCTGTTGCAACGCCAGGAACCGAACGGCTTCGAGATCATGGAGAAGCCGGAGGGGAACCGGGTGCAGGGGTTCGGGGACGCCCACCAGGTGACGGTGCACGGTTTCCGCGGCCTGGCCTTCACGAAGGGCACCGCCGACGAGGGCGCGCAGCGGGGTGCCCCCGTCACGATCAGCACGGTCACCTACGAGGGCCGGCTCCGCGTGACCAAGCCGGAGATCTTCGTCAACACCCTGACCAGCGGTCTGGGCAAGGCGAAGGCGTACGGCTGCGGGCTGATGACCCTCGCGCCGGTCGGGTGA
- the cas1e gene encoding type I-E CRISPR-associated endonuclease Cas1e yields MGSSGSSLRTRSLSSPRDLNRVGDRVSFVYLERCTVHREDYAITAEDAEGVRHIPSATIGTLLLGPGTRVTHEAMKILGECGAGVVWVGERGVRYYAAGRALSRSAALMEAQAVAWANQRTRLGVARAMYRLRFPDEDPAGLTRKELLGREGIRLRDCYRAQSARTGVPWRGRHYTPGDFTAGDAPNQAITAAAQCMYGVAHAVVAALGCSPALGFVHSGHELSFVMDVADLYKTEIGIPLAFDVAAESPEEVGSRTRRALRDAINQQGLMDRCVRDIKALLSVGASGSGAGGTGSVTAEFGGDADRVVLLSDGGAEVEAGRNYATEEMTW; encoded by the coding sequence GTGGGTTCTTCGGGTTCCTCACTCCGTACGAGGAGTCTGTCCTCGCCCCGGGACCTCAACCGGGTCGGCGACCGGGTCTCCTTCGTCTACCTCGAACGCTGCACGGTCCACCGCGAGGATTACGCGATCACCGCCGAGGACGCCGAGGGCGTCCGGCACATCCCCTCGGCGACCATCGGCACCCTGCTCCTCGGTCCGGGGACGCGGGTGACGCACGAGGCGATGAAGATCCTCGGCGAATGCGGTGCGGGCGTCGTCTGGGTGGGCGAGCGGGGCGTCCGGTACTACGCGGCCGGCCGTGCCCTGTCCCGTTCCGCCGCCCTCATGGAGGCGCAGGCCGTCGCCTGGGCGAACCAGCGGACCCGGCTGGGAGTGGCCCGCGCGATGTACCGGCTCCGCTTCCCCGACGAGGACCCGGCGGGGCTCACCCGCAAGGAACTCCTCGGCCGGGAGGGCATCCGTCTCCGCGACTGCTACCGCGCCCAGTCGGCCCGTACCGGTGTGCCCTGGCGCGGACGGCACTACACCCCGGGCGACTTCACCGCGGGTGACGCCCCCAACCAGGCGATCACGGCGGCGGCCCAGTGCATGTACGGGGTCGCGCACGCCGTCGTCGCCGCGCTCGGCTGCTCACCGGCTCTGGGGTTCGTCCACTCCGGGCACGAGCTGTCCTTCGTGATGGACGTGGCTGACCTGTACAAGACGGAGATCGGCATTCCGCTCGCCTTCGACGTGGCTGCGGAGAGCCCCGAGGAGGTCGGGTCGCGCACCCGCCGGGCGCTGCGGGACGCGATCAACCAGCAGGGTCTGATGGACCGTTGTGTACGGGACATCAAGGCGCTCCTGTCGGTGGGGGCGTCGGGCAGCGGCGCGGGCGGCACCGGATCCGTGACGGCGGAGTTCGGCGGGGACGCGGACCGGGTGGTGCTGCTCTCCGACGGGGGCGCGGAGGTGGAGGCGGGCCGGAACTACGCCACCGAGGAGATGACCTGGTGA
- the cas2e gene encoding type I-E CRISPR-associated endoribonuclease Cas2e, translating into MTVIILTNCPVSLRGLLTRWLLEISPGVFLGGPSARVRAELWAEVSQFSGQGRALLAYSDDSEQGYSFETHDHKWHPVDHEGLTLMLRPKQGGARHPAQPVVPAKGWSKASKRRRFGGG; encoded by the coding sequence GTGACCGTCATCATTCTCACCAACTGCCCTGTGTCGCTGCGGGGCCTGTTGACCCGATGGCTCCTGGAGATCTCGCCGGGTGTCTTCCTCGGCGGGCCCTCGGCCCGGGTCCGGGCGGAACTCTGGGCGGAGGTAAGCCAGTTCTCCGGACAGGGCCGTGCGCTCCTCGCGTACAGCGACGACAGCGAGCAGGGGTACTCCTTCGAGACCCACGACCACAAGTGGCACCCGGTGGACCACGAGGGCCTGACCCTGATGCTGCGGCCGAAGCAGGGAGGCGCCCGGCACCCCGCCCAGCCGGTGGTTCCGGCGAAGGGCTGGAGCAAGGCGTCGAAACGGCGCCGGTTCGGCGGCGGATGA